The region GTTTgcccttccccagggaagtTCTGCAAAGCAATTGAGCCTCAGCTCTCTCCccctttctgcatttttaaaagaataaacaacAATCCAGAAGCTGGAAgcaaagggaaggagcagctaAACCAGCAGGAAGGACAGAGCATCTCATTCCCACAAGACTCACTCCTTTATCCTTTCTTCTTAGACACTTCTCCTAGGGTTAGcttcttgttttaatttacttctaagctatttctccttttttttcttctgtgaggaAGGAGACAAATTGCCTCAGCTTTCAATATAATCCTGTCCCACTTTCTGCTGTAGCCAAAGCCATCTATGGACCTCACAAATCATTACAAGCACCAAAGGATGCTTTCTAATCACCTCTTTTccactgaagaaaatgcattagGACCTCTAGCCTTAAGATGGAAGACCCTGCTGCACCTGGATGCCAGtcaatattttccttctaagTGCTTTCCCATAGTCCTACCTAATTTTAAGAGGAGAAGTGAATCCTGAAGTCATCCAGTCCAGGTAAACTTATTTCAATAGGAGTCAGAGTACCAAAGTCTGGTTTTAGGAGGCCGGTTATGGGTTCTTCATGGGTGAGGCTACATCTGGCATAAGTGTCCCATGAGCACCAGtgcccctccttttcctttttcggaaacagaaaaagaataaatattaagaaaaaacaataaacagTCTGAATATGAGGGATACTGTTAGCCTTTTCTTTCTAATCaaggaaaatagagaaagaTTGCTATACCTTTATCTTTTGCTAGATGCTAAACCCTTTCTGAAACAAGGACTCACTAATTCTGTGGGAATTAGCATTACTGTAGACTGGTTTGTTGCAGATCTCTACCAGATGTTGCTTTACTTCAGtgtaagaaataaatgcaatgaTGCATTATTTAGGTAGGAAATCCTATTCTCTAATGGAAGTATTTTGGAGGTGTTTATACGGTCTCTTTCCTAGAAAGTCTCTCACATGCAGTATTACAAGAGCACAgtcagtttctttctctttcaaatctattgctgcatttcaaaactgataaaaaattaattattcctgAAATAGCTCTGCTCTGTCACACTCAGTTGAAATCAGTTCTCGAGCTGAAAAGGTATTTGCAAGAGGAAGGATTGAAAACAAGCAGAGTATTCCTGCATAAGCCACATTTTCCCATAaagctgtgtggtttttttcctctgagagtCAAAAAACATTTCATGGTGATTGTGCTTCTGAGGAACAAAGACTTAGTTTTCCCTTGGAACTGGTATGACTTCTCAGCCCTGGGCCATTTCCCAAGGACCATTGCATTCATCCCTTTGCTGGGGAAGTTTCCAGCTGAGCAAGAATTTACCTTGGCCTGAACAAACGAGGGCTCAAGGCAACAATAACAGCGAGCCAGATGACACACTGGGTCCTTCAGACCCTCTTAGAAATACCTTCCCTGATGCTgagccagccctggcagcagcagaagcacagcACATTTGCAGGCTCTGTGCAGGAAGATCAAATGCTGCTCTTTGCAGAAACACAGTTTCACCAGTGCCCTGTAAATCCTGTGTCCTGATGGAAGCATCCAGTTGCAAATCCAGTGGAGTGAGAGGGATCTTGCTGccttcccccttttcttctCAACTGATCTGGACAAAATTCAGCTCTGAATCTTCGAAGTTTCAAAGGCTGCAGAGACAGGAGTCACATATGCTGGcaaagggcagagcaggggtgaAAGAGCATCTCCCACTTCATTTCTGCTATTGAATGCTTTGAAATCATGTGGGCAGGACAACCACTTAGGAAATATTCCCTGGTGTTTAATCCTGTACTGACCCTCAGCCTATTGTTTAAAGACTCGCTACACAATATTCTCTCTTtactttttgtgttttccattttgcctCTTGCTGATCTATTTCTTTCCAACCTGACTGGACATCATGTTGCTCACTGTCTTTCAGCCTGAATCTACACCCAGTAACACCGCAAAGGACTTTTCCTAAGGTATATTCAAACTGGGAGAAAGTACTATATTAAAAcctctcctttttttgcttttttctgtccAGTTTAGCAGAGATGATAGGTTCAGAGTCCATTATCCTGCCTAGGATACATGAAGGTGCATAGCTCAAATCATCACTGCCTGGAGTTAACACGAAATGAAGAAAACCCCATTCCTGCTTGGATCATCATAAGATCATACCTGCATTGTTGTCTagtaaaacttaattttttgcTGACACAATGTCATAGCCAGTGAGGGACTCAGTATTCTGCTAGACAGTGACACTGGTTCCTACTCATACCTACCCCAAGGTACACACGTGTTCCCAAAGCTGCTGTGAGTCTTTACTGCTTTTCACTCCTGGATGACTTTGACTTCAACCTTGTGTTATTCCTCTAATATAATAATTAATCTGTCATGTGTCATCTGTGATCTGAAGTGCCAGGGAGTGCTTCAGAAGTGATTAGGTATCTGCAGAAACAGAGGGCACAGGGGACAGCCTACCTGCAAGTGCTAGCTGTGAACACCACAGGGCCATAAAACAGACCAATGAACACTAACTGTGTATTTTCTGACTTAAGTGGTGATCACTTAATTATAGGCAGCTATCAAAGATCAGAGCAGAACCCTGGTATCAACACGCTTGTAGTGCTATTGAAATGAAAGATGTTACCCTTTCTTCTGCCAGCAGTTTCCATCCTGGGCTGCTCAATGCTTTTGTGTGTTGTTCCCAGGAGACGTGTGAGCAATGGATTCCTTTAGCCAATGCATGCACACTTGGCTGTTGTTTATTTACAGGTTCCCTGGAGAATATGCTTATCAAAACGAGTGCAGCCTAGGCAACTACTGCAAATGGCACCCAACATCACTTATGCACTGCAGCCTGAAATCTGAGCTGTGGCAGCAAGGAAAGGGtgataaaaaaccaaaaaccagccCTCCAAGAGTTGGAAATGACCTTTTCCTATCAAAGTGCTTAACTGAGGCCTTTTCAGAAATTAACCTAAGAATAAGGAAAAGGCACAGTACAATGAAGTTGTGCTGTTGCATGTGGATGGACAGCTGACGGCATTTCAGTCTAGCACacccactccctgctcccaggagcagtTTAAACACTTTCCTTGTtaagagaaatgttttaaatataggACAGATCTTTCTCCAGAGTTAGCTGACAATTCTCAACTATTTAACTCCTGCACTGACTTCCATCAGCTCAGGATTTGGGCCTCTatgttccttctcttcctctaaCTGACTCTTTGactgcttcctttcctctcccgCAGGTTTTTGCAGCGAAAGTGCTCAACTTTGTGCTCCCAAACCTGTCCCTGGGATCAATAGATCCAAATGCAATTTCCCGGAACAAGAAAGAGGTGAGAACCTTAGTGCCATTTTAAGTCACTGCATAGCTGGTATCTTGTCCCAGTCCCACCATTTCTCTTTTAGAAAAACCCACAAGTGTTTTTCTAAATCAGGAGGGCAAaaatctgtgctgctgtagaAAGGTGACATATCTCTGACACCAATGGAACTGACTGCACACAGAAGACTGTGGGAAaccagctgctcctccctggggTGTGCCTtgcacctgcagctgctctgggtaccAGATGTGACAGAGGGCTATGGGTGCAgtgggaagcacagcagcaaaacccaacTCAGGGTGCAAACACACTGCTAAAGTCAGCTTTTCCACCCCTGCTCTTTGCAGTGAAATCATGCAAAACCCTACAGTCCTGAGGATTTCTTTTCCGGCTTCCAAACCAAGATCACGTTGTGCCAGATGCAttcaagcagaggaaaagagtgTACTTGACCCAAAGAACTTGTTACAAGGTCTCCTGGATCACACTCTGATGCTGCTACAGCCTTTCCAAACAAATGATACATTCATGCTGCACCCAAGGATAATACTTAAAGGAGCTGCAATTGAAGCAGCTGTTGCAACAACGCAGCTCCAGCCTCGCCACTGTGGCTGTGCGTGGAACTGTCCTGGGGTTGAGCTTTTATAATGCCACAATTATAAGCCTGGGACTCGTCTCCCCGCTCCCTCATGGTAATAACTGTGTCAGCCTATTCATGCCATCACTGCAAAAACAGGTGTCACTGCAACTGCTGCAATACCACCTAATGAGGGTTTTTCCTTCTCGCTGTTGTGGGAGGAGTGAAAGGAGAGAGTCACAAACCGTAAGTGAATGAAGGTGCTTAGGCTGGACCCAGAACTTGgtgcatttcagaaagcaaCTTGAATTATAGAAAATAGCACTCAAGGATGTCTCAAGAGCTTTGCTGGTGCAGTGGTCACTTGTTCCTGTGCTCCCACGCCAGCTCCCATCTCACTGACAGATGCTGtaattttccctgctgttcatGCAGTGGTTCATACCTTAGCTAGGAGTTAATAAATTGCCTTTCCCTGAGAAGGCAGCTCGACCAGCATTAGAATTGGAGCTCAAAGGATGGGGCAAAGATCTGTGTGAGTGGAGTGCATCCAGCCTTGGCATATCCCACATCTTTGGCTCACCTATTCAGAAAACTGGAAAGCAAAGAGTCTCCCAGAATAGCCTCAAGGCTCAGGGTTGTTTCTTGGCACTGCCAGAGGGGTTTTTGTTCCAGTGACTTTCAGTTCACTTATCTGTGAAGAGACCATAAAATTTCACTGTGTTGGAGGTGGAAAGATCCGAGGAGCTGAGGAAAAGACAGGACTAGCATGGAGTGAGATCATGTGCATCCACTGATGTACTGTGTGACATATGCTCAAAAGTACCAGATGAGGCTGCACAAAATATATGCTTGGGAAGAAGGCTGACTCCAGTCTAGCTGTAGAAACCCATCCTTAATTACATTCAGCTGCCATAACTTGTTGCATATAATTCAGAGAAAAGGTTTAAATTAGACAATCAGTTCACTAAAATGACACAGAGGAAATTTTTCACATCTACATTTGTATTTAGAGGATAAAAGCAGTCAGTGCTCTGGGGGAAGAGAGGAATTGGAGAGCTTTATTCCCTACCTGAAGAGTGAGCGTGGCTGCAATGCGTGGGTCTGTGCCTGCTTCTGCACTGATTTGTTATGTGACACCTGaaccctgctgcagctgcattaAAGGATGTTTAAAATTTACAATATTTAAGGATGCTTTTAAATACACCTCCAAGAGCTGGATCCTCTGCTGGAAGATGCTATTGCTGCACTCAATAGCTTTGTAGGAGAAAAGTGATGATGTGGGGACATCCTGAATAATAATACAGTTAGGGAAGTGTCAGAGAGCTCCTGAAATTGGTGCACAGTATTGACTGAGCGCTTCCGTGTTGCGGTGATGTTAGGAATCACCACAGCAACCACTGGACATACTTTATAATAAATGCTATTGTGTTGTCTTTCTAACCACGTATTTGCTGCTACTTCGTCTGCTCTGTCATGCTTCAAGTCTCTAAAGCTTCCTTGGAacattgcttttcctctgccctTTCCATGGAGCAAGGGAGAGCCTTTTGCAGAGGATAAAGGTGTAGGTCTGCTTCATTAGAGCCTGCCTACAATGGAGAGGTCTTCCAAATGAGACAATCACcccctgtgtgctgtgctgccttctCACCTGTAGTGAGCACTGCTGACATAGCAGCTGGGTAGCAATGTAAAGTGCTCTCCTGACCCCCTTCAAACACCAGGATTTGAGGCTCCAGGCCCTTACTGAAGATAAGACAGCATTTTGGTCCTCTGGCTGCCTCTAAGCACACCCCACCCTCCTTTTGGATTCAGGACGCTCAGATTTAAAGCACACAATGTGCTGGAAACATCCATTATTTATATGTTACACATACTCTCCTGCCAGACCAGCTTTCTATTCACTAGAAACATTTTTGGGACAACATCCAAGAATTTTCTAATGAGTTTGTGTTCCCAGAAAGCTGTCTTCAGGGTGTGGGGACTGAAACACGGAACGATATAGAGATGTTTGTTTGATGTTTCCTGTATCAAACAcaagagagacaaaagagaGCAAGAAGTAACCTTAAAACCAGTCCTGTTATTCCAAGGAGGAATGACTTCACAGTGGCAGGAACCTCTTTACCCCACTAATCTTTGTTAGCTGCTGTTGACTTAGTGGAATGGTCCCCCTGACTTTAGCCTTGTTCCTGCCCAGTCCACATAGGATGAGGCTGCAAGAGGAGATGCAGACCTCTAAACAGGGCAGTGTGATGCAGCAACCTCATGGTTGCTTCTGTCTTAGAATTACATAAAGATAAAAAGAGCTGTTGTGAGAGACCCTGGAGAGACTTTGCCTGACTGTGTCTGGAAGCAGTCACAGGCTCTCCTGGGATCACCTTCTGTTCTTGCTCCCTGTCTCAGAGCTTGGTGCAGCAACAACAGCTTTGGGCTTGCAGGGTTTACAGATTGTAGCCTGCAGAATATAAAGCCCATTCCctgtctttcctccttccccagagagctgctgcttggcaCTCACCCCATGCACTGAGCATTAACTCTGACAAGGATTCCTGTTCATTGACTGGGAACAGGATACAGCCCCTGCAGTCCTGATCATTCCGGGTTGGGACtgggttattatttttttttctcctgccatcatctatacaaaaatatttgttggcTGCTCagtaactaaaaaaaccccattctttCAGAcaacaagagaaagaaagaaagccaTTAGGTCATTCTACTAGCATTTATGGGGCTGGGGACGGGGCCACCTCACATGAATTCATCGACACTGTTTTACTCCATGGGAAGGCACCTTCTGTCaatccatccacccatccctCCTGAATCCCCCCTGCAAATTCTCTTATATATtgcattcaattaaaaaaaccccaaaatctaCCAACCTAAAAAATAGTAAAGTCCACCCATCTCAGTGCTGTGTTGCTTTAGCACAGTGCTGTGACATAGGTCCAGATTAAGCTGAAGCCAGTTGCTAAGTAGTCAATGCAACACCGTGGTTTTGCCCAAAAAGTTGATGAAAAGTCACCATGTCTGGCCGAGAATATCAGAGTAGACCCAGCTGCTAACAGGAGAGTGAGCTGCACCCCACCAGGTGCTTGGTGTTCTGGAAGTCAAAGCTGAACGTTTTCCATGAGTACATTCACAACTCCTTCCAAACACAGGCGGCTTCTGGCCCTGTTTGAAGGACTTCGGAGAGCAGGGAAGGTACAGCTGAACAGTGTAGGGGATGAAGATGCAGATGGAGGTTTCTGCACCAACAAGCTGGTTGGGCACTGGGATGGTCCATGCAGAGCCAAAAGGACTGTGTGCTGCTCaccctctgcttcccagggccattagcaggagcagagggtgtTCAGCATGTCTCAATGTCTTAACCACAGTCTCATCTTTGCAGTTGCCTCTTACAAGCAGTTTTCCAGACCCTCAGCAAGCACTTGCCTCTTTGAAAGGGAGATACCATGTGTAATATCCTAATATGATGAGCTGTGATGATTATCTTTGTCTCCCTGCCAAAAATTACCCCTCACTTCAGAGTAGCCATGATCTTGCACAGACATCAAAATACAACAACGGCCTTAATCAAATCCTAGAAACATCCACCATATCCAAGCATCCCTAAGTGAGTTCTATGGTAACTTAAAGTTTTTTGGTTCAACTCTAACACAAAGTACAGCTGTCCCTCCCTGGACCATCCTTAGTACTGGGGGCTGGGCCTGAAGGGTGTCAGCCACTAATAGTGCCAAATTGCCTCCCATGTCTTCCTCTTGCTGCACATAGGGATAGGAACCATGGATTCAAGCAGTGGGAGATGGTGGGAACTGGAAGCAAGAGAGTGATGGGCAAAGGCCTGTGAGCACCAGGGTGCCTCACTGCCCCctccttttccagtgctttgtgCTCCAGCACATTTGAGATGACAACAGGGGAAATTGGCTTCAAACCCTCTGGCAAGTAAATGCATCCAGATGGGAAAGCCCCACCATGTACTGTTCTGTCACCCTGAGAATCTCATCTCACGGGGAATTGAAGGCAGAATCCACCCCAAAACCTTTCTGTCCATACTGTCCTACAGTGCCTGCCTGTGCCTACACCTACACATGGCCACATGTCCTTGGGTGGCCTATTGGGTCACCTCCTACCCATGGTCCCCTCAGGGCAGGCATGGGCAGAAGCAAAAGGACCTCAAAATGCCTCCAAGGTAGAACTTGAATAGACCCCACAGCCTatgaggagaggaggagactgTTTTCAGCTAACCTATAAATAACCATCATTTCTATAAACATCTGCCAGGGTTGGGAGAAACTGGAGGCTGTGCCAGAGACCAGCCCATAATCAAAGCATTCTGGCAAATACTGCGATGGTGGGGGCTGTGTGGGCCGTCTCCACTTAGAGTATACAAATATTTACTGTAGATTTGCCTGCTGCAGTAACTACTCCTTCCTAGCAACTTTCTGCACCAGCTCTTGTGCATTTTTATCCCCTCACAGTCTGGCTGAGCAAGTTgttcactgggtttttttgcctacCACCTAACACCATTATTTGCTGCCTTGTGCATCACACTTTGCAGCCAGAGATGAGCCCTTCGCTTTGCAGTCACCTGTGTCAGTTGTCTGTAGGTGTAGGCCATGGTCTCTGCCCCTGGATAGGGAAGGAGAACATTTGAGCCCTCAGCAGAGAGGATAATGGCCTGGAGAACATCAGCTTTCAAACAACACAGTCTGAAGGACCCTCTGTAGAAGAGATATCACATTGGAATGACAGAagggcacagcagaggaaaaaaatgcaggcagGTGCCCCTGTGGGAATGGTCTTTATCCAACACTGGTtgtttccctgcaggagctccTTTCAAAGAGCTCTGGCTTGAAAATTTTCTAGTGGTGTAAGAGAGGAACACGCAGCAAAGAGTATGTCAGGTTgtgtgagcagtgctgggaagccACAGTACCTCAGCCTTGACTCTGATGGCAGGATGTCCTGAGAGAGCAGGAAATGACTGTGCAAGCCAAGAGAAGAGGCTCTTCTCTGCCAGGCTGGTCTGCTTTTTCTCATCTTCATGAAATATTGCTAATCTTAAATTAACTCTTTCTTCCTGCCAGATGGAGTCTTACACATCTGATCCCTTGGTCTACCACGGTGGCATGAAGGTCTCCTTCGTCATCCAGCTGATGAACGCCATTGCCAGAATTGAACGAGCCCTGCCCAAGCTGACTTTGCCCATCCTGGTGCTACACGGCTCTTCCGACAAGCTCTGCGATATCAGGGGCTCCTATTTACTGATGGACACAGTGCAGAGTCAGGACAAAACCCTCAAGGTCATCTTGCTTTCTTGATTGTTAGGAGATTATGCTGTCAGTGTTGGCCTGAGCATGAGTGACTGGGAGGGGTAGGGAGCCTGCTGACCTCCAGAGAGCTGGAGGCAAAGAGCTGATGGATTGGTGAGGCTGGGCAGGTGACAGCCCCTTTCACCAGGGGGTAGCCCAAGCTCAGCCCTCCCTGGCCTTTCAGCAGCtacagccaggctgggggcagggggtggTGGGCAATCTCCAGGcctgcccctgtgctggcagtgtACCTAGAGGGTGTCTTGGACATGAAGCAGCTCGGTGCAGAAGTAGAGCAAGGCTCATAAGCAGGTAAAGTGTTGACCCTAAAAGGTCTTCTGAACAATGCCAACTGTGCGAGCACCAGCCTTACCTCATGTTCCAGTGTGTAAAGGTGCAGGGAGGTCTTTCCAAAACGCTGGACAACAAAAGCAACTTCACATCTGCTCATTTCGAGAGAACCACAGCTGGTTAACCAATTGTTAGCACATGAATAAACCTGAAAGAGAGACAGGGAGACCAAGGGAAAGCTTTTGTCACTGGAAAAATAACTGGATAGTCTGAGCATAAAAGGAGTAAAAGTGCACAAGGCACGATGGGAACATCCCCCATTGTCCTTTACACTCCAAGGGCATGATAAGTATTTCCTCCTCCTTAGTGGGAGAAGAAGCAAGAAATGGATGGGGCTGGGACATGCATTCTGTTCCTAAAGGGCAGCAGGGTGCTCTGGTACTCACAGGCTGCAATGCCAACACCTTCCCGCTTGTCGAGGGCCAGCACCACCAGTGGCATCTCCTTGATTTCATAACCTGCTACATCTCAGAAAAAAGCTGACAAGTTGTGGGCAGGATGTGTTGTCGACACCTGTGGGTGTCGACAAGAGGGGACCGAAGGCTGTTTTGTTcatgcagatttcttttttctgtgctcATCTCTACTCTCTCCCTGGTTGCAGGTGTATGAGGAAGCCTATCATGCCCTCCACAAAGAGCTGCCCGAGGTCTCTACCTCCGTCTTCACAGAAATACTGACATGGATTGGCCAGAAGGTCTCAGCAGCTGGGGAAACCAGCCATACTTAAGAGCAATTGCATTTGCAGCTCTTACTGGGGTTTTCTGGGAAtagatgttttttcttattaGAAATCTCTTGGAGAAAGATCTAACATGGAGGGATTCTTGGGGTATTTTATCACGCACAGCATAAgggagggtggggggagaggCACAGGGTGGGGCATTATTTGCTGATGTAAATGGCCATTGCCCTAATCTGGAGAAGAATTGATAGCTGTGGGATGCTCCTCACCCAAACTTTCCCCATGgcttctccttctctgctttcGCTGGGGTGACAGGAGTGTGTTTATACTGCAATAATTATTGATATGTAAAAGAAATCAGTATCTTCCACTTCATGGTTTTGATGCCAGGTGCATCCCTTGTCCCCACCATCCAGTACCTTAAAAACCCTGGTCCTTGAGAGGAGAGCACTAACAAAGGTGCTGGGTGATGAGGAGAGGCTAAAGATGGAGCTGACAGCTCCTGGAGGGTGAAAGGCTGATTTTCAAGATCAGACCCCTTTGGATACTACCTTTTTAAGCAGACCAGGCCAGGGAAGAGTGTAGAGATGCCTCCCCAGCCGCCCTGCACGTTCTCTGCGAGTTTGCACTCGGGGAAAGCATGTTGAACAGTGCTTTGATTTTCATCATCAGAGCAGGATcccagagggaagagcaggaatgTGGAATCAAACCCATTTAGCACATTAAATTTCCATGCTTTTCCCTATGTCAAACCCCATCTCCTCTGCAAGATGAACTATTCTGTAAATATTCCTAGGgacagggttttttccttccttccttccttttttttttttctactctcctttttttttcttcttttggaaTTAATCACTTGTGCTactgaaactgaaaaagcaaagtCAAAGTTATAAGAGAATATAGTAATATAATATATGATGTATATAGAGGTGGCTGGAAGCTGGGAAAGAAATGGGAGGAGAGTGAAGAAGGAGTTAATCATTCCTTCTCTTGGCAAGGAACGATGTTGTCCTACCAGGATCCGGTCCTCTCACCATAACTTTACAGTCATAAtctgttgttttccttcatcAGTTGGAAAATGTCCTGAAAATAATGCTAGAGAGAAGTGCAGAGCATCTGGTGGGTGGGGAGTAGCAGTGGGCGTCCTCATGGTCCACTGGTTTAGCAGGAGACCCACAGCATGAGCAGAGAACCTGTCCAAGCTCATCCCAGTGTCCTCCTAATCAGCACTGGGGTAGATCACTGAggggctgagctcagcccttTAGGACATGTGGGGAGTTGAAGGCAGAGTGTGGGGTGTGATCATCCATCCAACCCCTACCTTGCTGTACTGGGGCATCCACAGACCCTGCTGTACAAGCTTCTGTGGAGGAGCTTGTGGACTGGGCCTGTGGCTCAGGTAAGCCAAATCCTAGAGCTGCCTGAGTTTCTGCTAGCAGCAGGGTGAGAGGAAAGAGTTTAGACCCTGGATTAGAGCAGAGACATTGCACTGACACAGTAAAAGCTGCATAGTGATGGCAGAGTGGCTGTGCAGGCCGATTTATCCAGCGTGATGGCCCTCAGCATGAATATACTTCTTGGCACTACCCAAAGGGACGGGGTTTAACCTGCACTTCTCCCTCTGGTTTTGCAAGAAAAGAATGCATATGTTGCACTATGAGAGAGTGGGGCATGTCCCCCAGTGACAAACCAGTCCTTactgccttccctgcagcagcaagaaacaTTGCTTGTGTCTTGAGCTGCTGTCACCGGGGCTGGATCCCTCCTGTGACAGTCAGGGGGGGTCACCCAcctcttttccctttggaagcaGTTCTGGCAAGGTTCAGGAAAGGGACCTCTGTGCAATAACAGTCAGAATCAGGGCTCAGACCCATTCAGTCCCAGCAGCATGGATGGATGAAAGATGTGTGGATGCAGGTTGTGTCCTTGTAGTTGCCCTAAGGGGCCCAAGTCAGGGAAGATCTTTTATACAGGTTGATCCAGGCACTTTggcatttgtattttcttgccTCTAAAGAGAGGAACAAGCTGTAGTTCTCCCAGCAACGCCAgctttttattgaaatattatTCCAGTGCAATCAGCTGTTCTCAGCAGCCCCTGCTAATCCTCTGGTGACACTTAACTCTGGGAAGGAGCAATGCACAGGTCACCTGCTTTCCATCCTCCAGCAGCCTGTCTTGAGGTAACTTCTTTTGCCTGAGCAAGCTCCCTCCTGGCCAGATGCTGCTAGAGAAAGACAGCAAGAAGAGAAACACTATAGCAGTGATAAATCTCACCTTCTTCTTCAGCTGGAAGGGGAAACAAGTGGGTGTAATCCAGAGGTGACAGACATTGCGGGGGTAGTAGCAAGATAATGACTTAAGGATAGGATTTTTGAAAGCACTTTTCTTGAGGAAGTCAGGAGGAGTAAATGCCCACATTCTTTACATCCCTTCCAAACTGACAAGCACTttgcaggaggggagagggaagtgaCCCTTCA is a window of Corvus cornix cornix isolate S_Up_H32 chromosome 12, ASM73873v5, whole genome shotgun sequence DNA encoding:
- the MGLL gene encoding monoglyceride lipase isoform X2 — its product is MSSKHKGHSSRMPEESSPKRSPQNIPYKDLPHIINADGQYLFCRYWKPAASPRALVFIAHGAGEHCGRYDDLAQKLTGLNLFVFAHDHVGHGQSEGDRMVVSDFHVFIRDSLQHIDLMKKEHPELPVLILGHSMVFAAKVLNFVLPNLSLGSIDPNAISRNKKEMESYTSDPLVYHGGMKVSFVIQLMNAIARIERALPKLTLPILVLHGSSDKLCDIRGSYLLMDTVQSQDKTLKVYEEAYHALHKELPEVSTSVFTEILTWIGQKVSAAGETSHT